From Rickettsia endosymbiont of Ceutorhynchus obstrictus, a single genomic window includes:
- a CDS encoding IS3 family transposase, producing MKNNKEEFCIDKMAEVLGVSRAGYYGFIKRLASKRALDNRQLTEKIKEIFTVNYQTYGSPRIHAELREQGFVCSRPRVARLMSVTGIQAKMYKKFKKTTKQSNKPYHRG from the coding sequence ATGAAGAATAATAAAGAAGAATTTTGCATAGATAAGATGGCAGAAGTTTTAGGGGTATCAAGAGCTGGTTATTATGGTTTTATAAAGCGTTTAGCAAGTAAAAGAGCTTTAGATAATCGGCAATTAACAGAAAAGATTAAAGAGATTTTTACAGTAAACTATCAAACTTACGGTAGCCCAAGGATTCATGCAGAATTAAGAGAACAAGGCTTTGTTTGCTCACGTCCTCGAGTAGCTAGATTGATGTCAGTGACCGGCATTCAAGCAAAAATGTATAAGAAGTTTAAAAAGACTACAAAACAGTCCAATAAACCTTATCATAGGGGATAG
- a CDS encoding HD domain-containing protein, which translates to MEDINCWEEKFEMCGYAKRLLDKITYLNKLVRHPIDIREVKKGLYYARKYHGTQMRQSGDPYYSHPVEVAYMVAEYTAHEAPKLFIPTMLNAALLHDTIEDTPLTEDDIAKIFDKDIAKHVEGLTRIKPYGKINSEKLVNLLIAEKNIDALFIKLFDRIHNMQTISAKSPEKAMKIIKETTLIFITLSAYLGNLKLEKELYNLCLQAAITFKIFPLVNDLDIALLGHSVPLFSPVSQNNKDLKYNL; encoded by the coding sequence GTGGAAGATATCAATTGCTGGGAAGAAAAATTTGAAATGTGCGGTTATGCTAAAAGGCTATTGGATAAAATTACCTATTTAAACAAGTTAGTAAGACATCCAATAGATATTAGAGAAGTTAAAAAGGGTCTTTATTATGCACGGAAATATCACGGCACACAAATGCGGCAATCAGGTGATCCGTATTACTCCCACCCAGTAGAAGTGGCATATATGGTGGCAGAGTATACGGCTCATGAAGCCCCTAAGCTTTTCATCCCTACTATGTTAAATGCTGCTTTATTACATGATACTATAGAGGATACACCGCTTACAGAAGATGATATCGCTAAAATTTTTGATAAAGATATAGCAAAACACGTGGAAGGTTTAACTAGAATTAAACCTTATGGAAAGATTAATTCTGAAAAATTGGTTAATTTATTAATAGCAGAAAAAAATATAGACGCATTATTTATTAAATTATTTGACAGAATCCATAATATGCAAACTATCAGTGCAAAATCTCCTGAAAAAGCAATGAAAATAATTAAAGAAACAACATTAATTTTTATAACTCTTTCTGCATATTTGGGAAATTTAAAATTAGAAAAAGAATTATATAATTTGTGTCTTCAAGCAGCAATTACTTTTAAAATATTTCCGCTTGTGAATGATCTAGATATAGCTCTTTTGGGTCA